The proteins below are encoded in one region of Hordeum vulgare subsp. vulgare chromosome 3H, MorexV3_pseudomolecules_assembly, whole genome shotgun sequence:
- the LOC123440310 gene encoding uncharacterized protein LOC123440310 — protein MQPLAGILAAVLTSAAAMAAVASPVAINGVCSLFTADAYPGYDYCVNVLSSEQSAARDGRGFAILAANATAHNVTHTIGLIDNLVDGLTKCSDLYGVQMAEKVASALGDLRAGRDPVTNLMEAYGLGPLNCFMLLTESWGFSREPLAQENSDNMALALLAREIAMLITKSSRSSNVSDQHLAGAPASQPAAIINATCSNLVYDKYPGYDYCFSVLSSDPAAAASARDTRDLAIVATNATARNITSTVKLIQGLLSDLAECKLSYGGRMGKTVDSALGDLIAGRSPVGAANKLADASRDAIECDVVISRRRGATKNVLYQENAENFVSARFASNMAMYAVN, from the coding sequence ATGCAGCCCCTCGCCGGGATACTCGCCGCGGTCCTCACCTCCGCCGCTGCCATGGCGGCTGTCGCCTCGCCTGTTGCCATCAACGGGGTATGCTCCTTGTTTACTGCCGACGCCTACCCCGGCTACGACTACTGCGTGAACGTACTCTcctccgagcagtccgccgccagAGACGGGCGAGGCTTCGCCATCCTTGCCGCCAACGCCACCGCGCACAACGTTACGCACACGATCGGGCTCATCGACAACCTGGTCGACGGCCTCACCAAATGCTCGGACTTGTACGGGGTCCAGATGGCCGAGAAGGTGGCCAGCGCCCTCGGAGACCTCAGGGCCGGACGCGACCCTGTGACCAACTTGATGGAGGCCTACGGTCTGGGCCCTCTCAACTGCTTCATGCTCCTCACTGAGAGCTGGGGCTTCTCTAGGGAACCTCTGGCGCAGGAGAACTCGGACAACATGGCCTTGGCCCTTCTCGCTAGGGAAATTGCAATGTTGATCACCAAGTCCTCAAGATCATCAAACGTCAGTGATCAGCATCTCGCCGGAGCCCCAGCTTCGCAGCCCGCTGCCATCATCAACGCGACATGCTCCAATTTGGTGTACGACAAATACCCGGGCTACGACTACTGCTTCAGCGTCCTCTCCTCCGACCCGGCGGCGGCCGCCTCTGCCAGGGACACGCGCGATCTTGCCATCGTCGCCACCAACGCCACCGCGCGCAACATCACGTCCACGGTCAAGCTCATCCAAGGCCTACTCTCCGACCTTGCTGAGTGCAAGCTTTCCTACGGTGGCCGTATGGGCAAGACAGTGGACAGCGCTCTCGGCGACCTCATCGCCGGACGTAGCCCCGTCGGAGCGGCCAACAAGCTGGCCGATGCCTCGCGTGATGCTATCGAATGCGACGTGGTGATTTCTAGGAGGAGGGGCGCTACTAAGAATGTCCTGTACCAGGAGAACGCGGAGAATTTCGTCTCCGCACGCTTTGCCAGCAACATGGCCATGTACGCTGTCAATTGA